The DNA region TCCTGTGCCAGGGCCACGGCAGCGGATATGACCACGAAGCAAGCGGCAAGGACGAGCAGCCCGGCGGCGCGCAGAACGCGGCAGGCAAGGGCGCCGGGATCTGCGCCGCGGCTACTCATCGGCAAGCTGCATCTGGAGGGCATGTCTGGTCACCTCCACGTTCATTTTCATTTCCGCCAGTATTTCCAGGTCGTTCCGCAGCTGGTTGATCTCGTACTTCAGCTGGATGCACTTTGCCTCGTTGCGGTTGAAGATGCGGTCCTGGCGGTATCGCTTGTAACTGATGTCGCGTTGGACGTCCTGCATGGCGCGGTCGATGGCGTCGCTGCGTTTACTCAGGGCCTCCAGGCGGGTCTGGGCGTACTTCGCGGGCCGGGCGTCCCTGGTGACGCCGGCGGTGGCCGTGCCATTGGTGTCCGGCGTAGGGATGTGCGTCCCGTTGCCCGCCGCGGCGTCCTCCAGGCTATCCGCAGGAGGGGCAATGGCGCCTGTCCCGCTCGGCGGGATGTCGTACTTTGCCATGACTATGGACTCGAGAACGCGCCGCTCGTAGGGGCCAGGCTCCTGCATGACGACGGAATGCATTTCGTCGCAGGGCTCGTCGTACCAGATGATGGTGTCGCCGGCGCGGAGAGGGGCGGCTGACAGCAGATATATGGCTGTGGCGATTGGGATAATGCGAAACATCATGATGGCGACTCCGGCATGGATAGCGGTTTGGCAATACGGTCACGCCGCTAATCCATGGAGTCTGAGCATAGCACTGCCGAGCGTCGGTGGGCAACCGCTGTCCGGAAAATCATTCAATAAACATATCGGGCGCCGGCGGTCCGGGCGGTGGCCTGCGGGCAGCGCCGGAACGGAGGACAGGGGGCGGCGGGCCAACGCTTCCGGGACGATGGCGCGTCGGATCTGTCGGCGTTATCCGGCCGGGCCGGGTCGTCGCGCTGGTATTGCGGTGGAATTCATGTACAATGTGGCGACTCGCAACCCGCGGAAGCAAACTGCGACATGACCGAGCATTGATGCACGCACCATACAACGGAGCCGGAACCAGACCATGCCGAAAGTTTCCATCATAATGCCAGCGTACAATTCCATGCCGTACATCAAGGAGAGCTATGAATCCGTGATGGCTCAGACGTACCAGGACTTCGAGCTGATTATTACGGACGATGGATCGACCGATAATTTTTCGGAATGGAGCGAGACAATCGATGATGAGCGCGTCACAGTCCTGCGCCAGCAGAATGCAGGAGCCAGCGCAGCGCGGAACAAGGGCATACAGATCGCATCCGGAGCATATCTCGCATTCATCGACGCCGATGATATATGGTATCCGACAAAGCTTGAAAAGCAGGTCACGCTGCTGGATAACAATGAAGAAGTTGGTCTTGTGTACACACATGTCCTCTCCATTGACGAAAATGGCGCGTCCAGAGACAAGGAGTATAAGTACTACCAGGAAGGATGGGTGTGGCGGGAGCTGCTCAAGGAGAACTTTCTGGTCTGCGGCAGCACGCCGGTCATACGCGCGGAATGCTTCGAGAAGGTCGGGCTGTTTGATACGGAGCTGAAGAACTGCAACGATAGAGACATGTGGATTCGCATTGCACGGCACTATCAGTTCGCCGTAGTGCCGGAGGTACTC from Oceanidesulfovibrio marinus includes:
- a CDS encoding glycosyltransferase family 2 protein, yielding MPKVSIIMPAYNSMPYIKESYESVMAQTYQDFELIITDDGSTDNFSEWSETIDDERVTVLRQQNAGASAARNKGIQIASGAYLAFIDADDIWYPTKLEKQVTLLDNNEEVGLVYTHVLSIDENGASRDKEYKYYQEGWVWRELLKENFLVCGSTPVIRAECFEKVGLFDTELKNCNDRDMWIRIARHYQFAVVPEVLVEYRQYDTSLSMQYATREISINRFLTKASKDAPEELHGRELDRIMRDAFSQSYNVMAWKPLQSERMSWKDAWQYYVKSIRKNPSYAFSKDSIRLAASLALIGIAGRDRYNAFRNSVRKTLKP